Proteins encoded in a region of the Elizabethkingia bruuniana genome:
- the ribB gene encoding 3,4-dihydroxy-2-butanone-4-phosphate synthase, with protein MDRIQLDTIPEAIEHLRQGKMIVVVDDEDRENEGDLIGAADLVTPEMINFMTVHARGLVCVPLPEKRCDELGLDIMVSRSSDPKETAFTVSIDLLGNGNSTGISAGDRSRTIQAMMNLNTKPTDFMRPGHIFPLRAKEGGVLKRAGHTEASIDLTRLAGLNEGGVICEIMNEDGSMARLPELKKFSEKHDLKIVSIEDLIQYRMKQGDLVERIEEQAIQTHFGDFNFYAYKERHTDQIHYAITKGKWADKEPVLIRVQSSSAYFDIFTRLANGEKPLMEKAIQMINAEGKGAIVFINNVSDSEKTMNKLQQFLAYQSGTQGKPTIRANYKDYGIGIQILKDLGINNLKVLTQSPDQRPIVSGYDVEVSELVELTV; from the coding sequence ATGGATAGAATCCAACTCGATACTATTCCTGAAGCGATAGAACACTTACGCCAAGGGAAAATGATCGTCGTCGTAGACGATGAAGATCGTGAAAATGAAGGAGACCTTATTGGCGCTGCCGACCTGGTAACTCCGGAAATGATAAACTTTATGACGGTTCATGCCCGTGGATTAGTTTGCGTTCCTCTTCCTGAAAAAAGATGTGATGAGCTGGGCCTTGACATTATGGTAAGCCGCAGTAGCGATCCAAAAGAAACAGCTTTTACAGTTTCTATCGACCTTCTTGGCAACGGAAATTCTACAGGAATTTCTGCAGGTGACCGTTCCAGAACCATACAGGCTATGATGAATCTTAATACTAAACCAACTGATTTTATGCGTCCGGGGCATATTTTCCCTTTACGCGCTAAAGAAGGTGGTGTATTAAAACGTGCAGGACATACTGAGGCCTCAATAGATCTTACAAGATTAGCCGGCCTGAACGAAGGTGGTGTAATCTGTGAGATTATGAATGAAGATGGCAGCATGGCCAGACTTCCTGAGCTGAAGAAATTTTCGGAAAAACATGATCTGAAAATTGTTTCTATCGAAGATCTTATCCAGTATCGTATGAAGCAGGGAGATCTTGTAGAAAGAATCGAAGAGCAAGCCATTCAGACACATTTTGGAGATTTTAATTTCTATGCATACAAAGAAAGACATACTGACCAAATTCATTATGCTATAACAAAAGGAAAATGGGCAGATAAGGAACCTGTATTAATCCGAGTACAATCCAGCAGTGCCTACTTCGATATATTTACCCGTTTAGCTAACGGTGAAAAGCCTTTAATGGAAAAAGCAATCCAGATGATTAATGCTGAAGGTAAAGGTGCTATTGTTTTTATCAACAATGTATCGGATTCAGAAAAAACAATGAACAAGCTGCAACAGTTTTTAGCTTATCAATCCGGAACTCAGGGCAAACCGACAATAAGAGCCAACTATAAGGATTATGGCATCGGTATCCAGATTCTGAAAGATTTAGGAATTAACA